In a genomic window of Cyprinus carpio isolate SPL01 chromosome A10, ASM1834038v1, whole genome shotgun sequence:
- the LOC109058938 gene encoding protein strawberry notch homolog 1-like isoform X4, whose translation MLRDASGTFLDEKSTVLWAAASRDPHAPQTMDPGQDLLLAALSESGICPNDLFDVDPQDTLPVPASQQEKPQPSTTTFVLNQLNQLPSLGTIVVTKPSAGTTSRQTITVTKVVHTSSTAQRSSSSSPTVCTVVPPNEQIRLKDLLRTSSLKTSSLGELMKLKPPADIAQPVATATATGTKLILISTKMMNRSVELNNGLKKEVSGKDVARIWVNDDMKMRSFSPVNKLPGMKEEEEPEEEEEEELGHAETYAEYMPMKLRIGLRHPDPVVETSSLSSVNPPDVWYRLSIPEETIDRGWLSALQLEAITYAAQQHETFLPNGDRASYLIGDGAGVGKGRTIAGIIYENYLLGRKRSLWFSVSNDLKYDAERDLRDIGAKNIQVHSLNKFKYGKISSKHNGSVKKGVIFATYSSLIGESQSGGKYKTRLKQLLHWCGDDFDGVIIFDECHKAKNVCPIGSSKPTKTGLAVLELQNKLPKARVVYASATGASEPRNMAYMNRLGIWGEGTPFKEFTNFIQAVERRGVGAMEIVAMDMKMRGMYIARQLSFTGVTFKIEEVPLTQDYIKMYNKSVRLWVRAREKFQQAANLMDAEQRMKKSMWGQFWSAHQRFFKYLCIASKVRRVVQLAREEVKNGKCVVIGLQSTGEARTLEALEEGGGELNDFVSTAKGVLQSLVEKHFPAPDRQKLFSLLGIDLSVKETPSPSETSKEKKGKKRKGPETKKQVKKARKSGGLSGTSSDESNSDDSDKEVESDDSFNSVSSGEEDEDDFNPFKDDSSEDEEDDPWLIRKDTKKSKDKRNKKKKKSIDPDSIHSALLASGLGTTRPTFTTPTIKPSNNTVAIAKSEPEENSCVTSQDAVEDAQRMKRDLLEQLEQLAENLPPNTLDELIDELGGPDIVAEMTGRKGRVVSNDDGTISYESRSELDVPVEILNLTEKQRFMDGDKNIAIISEAASSGISLQADRRVKKADRAIQQFGRTHRSNQVTAPEYVFLISELAGEQRFASIVAKRLESLGALTHGDRRATETRDLSRFNFDNKYGRNALEIVMKSIVSLDSPLVSPPADFDGDFFKEIRNGLIGVGLINVEDRSGVLSLDKDYNNIGKFLNRILGMEVHQQNALFQYFSDTLYAVIQNAKKTGRYDMGILDLGSGDEKVKKVDVKKFLTPGYSTSGHVELYTVSVERGMSWEDATHVWADQNGPDDGFYVQVRNNKKISILVKEVNLKKRLFMVYRPNIGKQVKLETYADIKKRSKKVLSDDAKQHWIDQYNSSANVCSHAYWRGNCKKVSVGLQCEIGLRCRTYYVLCGSVLSVWTKVEGVLASVSGANVKMQIVRLRTEDGQRIVGLIIPANCVSPLINILSSSDQSQQLAVQQQQMWQQLHPQSISHTINT comes from the exons ATGCTCCGCGACGCGTCGGGAACATTTCTGGACGAGAAATCGACTGTTTTGTGGGCTGCAGCGTCACGTGACCCGCACGCGCCTCAG ACAATGGATCCTGGACAAGATTTGCTTCTGGCTGCTCTCAGTGAAAGTGGAATCTGCCCCAATGATCTGTTTGATGTTGATCCTCAGGACACACTTCCAGTCCCTGCTTCACAACAG GAGAAGCCTCAGCCCTCAACAACCACCTTTGTTTTAAATCAACTGAATCAGTTGCCATCGCTGGGTACAATTGTAGTGACCAAACCATCAGCCGGTACCACCTCCAGGCAGACCATCACAGTAACCAAGGTGGTACACACAAGTTCGACAGCACAACGGAGCTCTTCGTCCTCTCCCACCGTTTGCACTGTGGTCCCACCGAATGAGCAGATCAGATTGAAGGACCTTCTCAGAACCAGCAGCCTGAAGACAAGCAGCCTTGGAGAGCTTATGAAGTTGAAGCCCCCAGCTGACATAGCGCAACCTGTTGCTACGGCAACAGCCACAGGCACAA AACTTATTCTGATCTCCACAAAGATGATGAACAGATCAG TGGAATTAAACAATGGCTTGAAAAAGGAAGTGTCCGGCAAAGATGTAGCAAGAATCTGGGTCAATGATGACATGAAAATGCGGAGCTTCTCACCTGTAAAT aAATTGCCAGGAATGAAGGAGGAAGAGGaaccagaggaagaggaggaggaggagctggGTCATGCAGAGACATATGCCGAATACATGCCGATGAAAC TGAGAATTGGACTGCGGCATCCTGATCCTGTGGTGGAGACCAGCTCTCTGTCAAGTGTCAACCCGCCAGATGTGTGGTACAGACTTTCCATTCCAGAGGAGACCATAGATAGAGGCTGGTTATCTGCCTTACAGCTTGAGGCCATCACGTATGCTGCTCAG CAACATGAGACATTCCTACCAAATGGAGACAGAGCATCCTACTTGATTGGAGATGGGGCTGGCGTTGGAAAGGGTAGAACCATTGCTGGaatcatatatgaaaattatctTCTTGGCAGGAAAAGGTCCCTCTG GTTTAGTGTCTCAAATGACTTGAAATACGATGCAGAGAGGGACTTGAGAGACATTGGAGCAAAGAACATTCAGGTCCATTCGCTAAACAAG ttCAAATATGGAAAGATCTCATCAAAACACAATGGGAGTGTGAAAAAAGGTGTGATCTTTGCCACATACTCATCCTTGATCGGAGAGAGCCAGTCTGGGGGAAAGTACAAGACGAGATTAAAACAGTTACTACACTGGTGTGGAGACGACTTTGATGGTGTT ATCATATTTGATGAGTGTCACAAAGCCAAAAATGTTTGCCCTATTGGGTCATCCAAGCCCACAAAGACCGGGCTAGCGGTTTTAGAGCTGCAGAACAAGCTGCCAAAAGCCCGGGTTGTGTACGCAAGTGCTACAG GAGCATCCGAGCCCCGCAATATGGCCTACATGAATCGCCTTGGGATCTGGGGGGAGGGAACTCCTTTTAAAGAATTTACAAATTTTATCCAAGCTGTTGAAAGAAG AGGTGTTGGTGCCATGGAGATTGTTGCCATGGATATGAAAATGAGAGGAATGTACATCGCTCGACAGCTGAGCTTCACGGGTGTGACATTTAAAATCGAAGAAGTTCCCTTAACACAGGACTACATCAAGATGTACAACAAATCAGTTCGCTTG TGGGTAAGAGCAAGAGAGAAGTTCCAGCAAGCCGCTAACCTGATGGATGCAGAACAACGGATGAAAAAGTCCATGTGGGGTCAGTTCTGGTCTGCTCACCAGAGGTTCTTCAAGTACCTGTGCATTGCCTCCAAGGTTCGGAGAGTGGTGCAGCTGGCCAGAGAGGAGGTTAAAAATGGAAAG TGTGTGGTGATTGGTCTTCAATCAACTGGAGAGGCTCGAACCCTTGAGGCCTTGGAGGAGGGAGGAGGCGAGCTCAATGACTTCGTTTCCACTGCAAA gggtgtaCTGCAGTCCCTGGTGGAGAAGCATTTTCCTGCACCAGACAGACAAAAACTCTTCAGTCTTTTAGGCATTGACCTAAGTGTGAAGGAAACGCCTTCCCCTTCAGAAACCTCTAAAGAGAAGAAAGGCAAAAAGCGAAAAG GTCCAGAAACAAAGAAGCAAGTGAAGAAGGCTCGTAAATCTGGTGGTCTGTCTGGTACCAGCTCAGATGAGAGCAACTCTGACGATTCAGACAAAGAGGTGGAAAGCGACGACAGCTTCAATTCGGTCAGCTCAggggaggaggatgaagatgacTTCAACCCCTTTAAGGATGATTCCAGTGAGGATGAGGAAGATG ATCCGTGGCTCATCAGAAAAGACACAAAAAAGAGCAAAGACAAGaggaacaagaagaagaaaaagagcatTGATCCAGACTCTATTCACAGTGCCTTGTTAGCCTCCGGGCTTGGAACAACCAGACCCACTTTTACAACCCCCACCATCAAACCTTCAAACAACACGGTTGCTATAG CCAAAAGTGAGCCAGAGGAGAACAGCTGTGTGACGAGTCAGGATGCTGTTGAAGATGCCCAGCGGATGAAGAGGGACCTGCTGGAGCAACTGGAGCAGCTGGCAGAGAATCTGCCGCCCAATACGCTCGACGAACTCATCGATGAGCTGGGAGGCCCTGATATTGTTGCAGAG ATGACTGGCCGCAAAGGCAGGGTAGTCAGCAATGATGATGGCACCATTTCCTACGAGTCTCGCTCAGAGCTTGATGTTCCAGTTGAAATCTTAAACCTCACGGAGAAGCAGAGGTTCATGGATGGTGATAAG AACATTGCGATTATCTCAGAGGCTGCCAGCTCTGGGATTTCACTTCAAGCCGACCGCAGAGTGAAGAAAGCTGACAGAGCTATTCAGCAGTTTG GTCGAACACACCGATCCAACCAGGTCACAGCACCTGAGTATGTGTTCCTCATCTCTGAACTCGCTGGAGAGCAACGATTCGCTTCGATTGTTGCCAAACGTCTAGAAAGCCTG GGGGCATTAACGCATGGAGACAGAAGGGCCACAGAGACGAGAGATCTCAGCCGATTTAACTTTGACAACAAA TACGGCAGAAACGCTCTGGAAATAGTTATGAAGTCTATTGTCAGTCTGGATTCTCCGTTAGTGTCTCCACCTGCTGACTTTGACGGGGATTTCTTTAAAG AAATCCGCAATGGTTTAATTGGAGTGGGGCTGATAAATGTGGAGGATAGATCTGGTGTTCTCTCACTGGACAAAG actacAACAACATCGGGAAGTTCTTGAACAGGATTCTTGGTATGGAAGTCCATCAACAAAATGCTCTCTTTCAGTATTTCTCCGACACTTTGTACGCTGTCATTCAGAATGCCAAAAAGACTGGAAGATATGATATGGGAATTTTAG ATTTGGGCTCTGGAGATGAAAAAGTAAAGAAAGTTGATGTAAAGAAATTCTTGACTCCAGGATATTCCACCTCAGGGCACGTGGAGctctataca GTGAGTGTGGAACGGGGAATGTCTTGGGAGGATGCCACTCACGTCTGGGCTGACCAGAACGGACCAGATGATGGCTTTTACGTACAG GTGCGCAATAACAAGAAAATCTCCATACTGGTAAAGGAGGTCAATCTCAAAAAGAGACTCTTTATGGTGTACAGACCAAATATAGGAAAACAAGTTAAACTGGAGACCTATGCAGACATCAAGAAGAGAAGTAAAAAG GTCCTCTCTGATGATGCCAAGCAGCACTGGATTGATCAGTACAACTCCTCGGCCAACGTCTGCTCGCACGCGTACTG GCGAGGGAACTGTAAGAAGGTGTCAGTGGGGCTACAGTGTGAGATCGGGCTGCGGTGCAGGACGTACTACGTCCTCTGTGGCTCCGTCCTCAGTGTGTGGACCAAAGTGGAGGGCGTACTGGCTTCAGTCAGCGGAGCCAACGTGAAGATGCAGATTGTACGTTTGAGAACAGAGGACGGGCAGAGGATTGTGG GTCTGATCATTCCTGCCAACTGTGTGTCGCCTCTGATCAACATCCTGTCATCATCGGATCAGTCTCAGCAGCTGGCCGTGCAGCAGCAGCAAATGTGGCAGCAACTCCATCCGCAGAGCATCAGCCACACCATCAACACATAG
- the LOC109058938 gene encoding protein strawberry notch homolog 1-like isoform X2, with amino-acid sequence MLRDASGTFLDEKSTVLWAAASRDPHAPQTMDPGQDLLLAALSESGICPNDLFDVDPQDTLPVPASQQSVSLNALDIGLSNEVSGVVRIEPAVPPTPTVTIREKPQPSTTTFVLNQLNQLPSLGTIVVTKPSAGTTSRQTITVTKVVHTSSTAQRSSSSSPTVCTVVPPNEQIRLKDLLRTSSLKTSSLGELMKLKPPADIAQPVATATATGTMELNNGLKKEVSGKDVARIWVNDDMKMRSFSPVNKLPGMKEEEEPEEEEEEELGHAETYAEYMPMKLRIGLRHPDPVVETSSLSSVNPPDVWYRLSIPEETIDRGWLSALQLEAITYAAQQHETFLPNGDRASYLIGDGAGVGKGRTIAGIIYENYLLGRKRSLWFSVSNDLKYDAERDLRDIGAKNIQVHSLNKFKYGKISSKHNGSVKKGVIFATYSSLIGESQSGGKYKTRLKQLLHWCGDDFDGVIIFDECHKAKNVCPIGSSKPTKTGLAVLELQNKLPKARVVYASATGASEPRNMAYMNRLGIWGEGTPFKEFTNFIQAVERRGVGAMEIVAMDMKMRGMYIARQLSFTGVTFKIEEVPLTQDYIKMYNKSVRLWVRAREKFQQAANLMDAEQRMKKSMWGQFWSAHQRFFKYLCIASKVRRVVQLAREEVKNGKCVVIGLQSTGEARTLEALEEGGGELNDFVSTAKGVLQSLVEKHFPAPDRQKLFSLLGIDLSVKETPSPSETSKEKKGKKRKGPETKKQVKKARKSGGLSGTSSDESNSDDSDKEVESDDSFNSVSSGEEDEDDFNPFKDDSSEDEEDDPWLIRKDTKKSKDKRNKKKKKSIDPDSIHSALLASGLGTTRPTFTTPTIKPSNNTVAIAKSEPEENSCVTSQDAVEDAQRMKRDLLEQLEQLAENLPPNTLDELIDELGGPDIVAEMTGRKGRVVSNDDGTISYESRSELDVPVEILNLTEKQRFMDGDKNIAIISEAASSGISLQADRRVKKADRAIQQFGRTHRSNQVTAPEYVFLISELAGEQRFASIVAKRLESLGALTHGDRRATETRDLSRFNFDNKYGRNALEIVMKSIVSLDSPLVSPPADFDGDFFKEIRNGLIGVGLINVEDRSGVLSLDKDYNNIGKFLNRILGMEVHQQNALFQYFSDTLYAVIQNAKKTGRYDMGILDLGSGDEKVKKVDVKKFLTPGYSTSGHVELYTVSVERGMSWEDATHVWADQNGPDDGFYVQVRNNKKISILVKEVNLKKRLFMVYRPNIGKQVKLETYADIKKRSKKVLSDDAKQHWIDQYNSSANVCSHAYWRGNCKKVSVGLQCEIGLRCRTYYVLCGSVLSVWTKVEGVLASVSGANVKMQIVRLRTEDGQRIVGLIIPANCVSPLINILSSSDQSQQLAVQQQQMWQQLHPQSISHTINT; translated from the exons ATGCTCCGCGACGCGTCGGGAACATTTCTGGACGAGAAATCGACTGTTTTGTGGGCTGCAGCGTCACGTGACCCGCACGCGCCTCAG ACAATGGATCCTGGACAAGATTTGCTTCTGGCTGCTCTCAGTGAAAGTGGAATCTGCCCCAATGATCTGTTTGATGTTGATCCTCAGGACACACTTCCAGTCCCTGCTTCACAACAG TCAGTCTCATTAAATGCACTTGACATCGGTCTCAGTAATGAAGTTTCTGGAGTTGTCAGGATTGAACCTGCAGTTCCACCTACTCCTACAGTCACAATCAGG GAGAAGCCTCAGCCCTCAACAACCACCTTTGTTTTAAATCAACTGAATCAGTTGCCATCGCTGGGTACAATTGTAGTGACCAAACCATCAGCCGGTACCACCTCCAGGCAGACCATCACAGTAACCAAGGTGGTACACACAAGTTCGACAGCACAACGGAGCTCTTCGTCCTCTCCCACCGTTTGCACTGTGGTCCCACCGAATGAGCAGATCAGATTGAAGGACCTTCTCAGAACCAGCAGCCTGAAGACAAGCAGCCTTGGAGAGCTTATGAAGTTGAAGCCCCCAGCTGACATAGCGCAACCTGTTGCTACGGCAACAGCCACAGGCACAA TGGAATTAAACAATGGCTTGAAAAAGGAAGTGTCCGGCAAAGATGTAGCAAGAATCTGGGTCAATGATGACATGAAAATGCGGAGCTTCTCACCTGTAAAT aAATTGCCAGGAATGAAGGAGGAAGAGGaaccagaggaagaggaggaggaggagctggGTCATGCAGAGACATATGCCGAATACATGCCGATGAAAC TGAGAATTGGACTGCGGCATCCTGATCCTGTGGTGGAGACCAGCTCTCTGTCAAGTGTCAACCCGCCAGATGTGTGGTACAGACTTTCCATTCCAGAGGAGACCATAGATAGAGGCTGGTTATCTGCCTTACAGCTTGAGGCCATCACGTATGCTGCTCAG CAACATGAGACATTCCTACCAAATGGAGACAGAGCATCCTACTTGATTGGAGATGGGGCTGGCGTTGGAAAGGGTAGAACCATTGCTGGaatcatatatgaaaattatctTCTTGGCAGGAAAAGGTCCCTCTG GTTTAGTGTCTCAAATGACTTGAAATACGATGCAGAGAGGGACTTGAGAGACATTGGAGCAAAGAACATTCAGGTCCATTCGCTAAACAAG ttCAAATATGGAAAGATCTCATCAAAACACAATGGGAGTGTGAAAAAAGGTGTGATCTTTGCCACATACTCATCCTTGATCGGAGAGAGCCAGTCTGGGGGAAAGTACAAGACGAGATTAAAACAGTTACTACACTGGTGTGGAGACGACTTTGATGGTGTT ATCATATTTGATGAGTGTCACAAAGCCAAAAATGTTTGCCCTATTGGGTCATCCAAGCCCACAAAGACCGGGCTAGCGGTTTTAGAGCTGCAGAACAAGCTGCCAAAAGCCCGGGTTGTGTACGCAAGTGCTACAG GAGCATCCGAGCCCCGCAATATGGCCTACATGAATCGCCTTGGGATCTGGGGGGAGGGAACTCCTTTTAAAGAATTTACAAATTTTATCCAAGCTGTTGAAAGAAG AGGTGTTGGTGCCATGGAGATTGTTGCCATGGATATGAAAATGAGAGGAATGTACATCGCTCGACAGCTGAGCTTCACGGGTGTGACATTTAAAATCGAAGAAGTTCCCTTAACACAGGACTACATCAAGATGTACAACAAATCAGTTCGCTTG TGGGTAAGAGCAAGAGAGAAGTTCCAGCAAGCCGCTAACCTGATGGATGCAGAACAACGGATGAAAAAGTCCATGTGGGGTCAGTTCTGGTCTGCTCACCAGAGGTTCTTCAAGTACCTGTGCATTGCCTCCAAGGTTCGGAGAGTGGTGCAGCTGGCCAGAGAGGAGGTTAAAAATGGAAAG TGTGTGGTGATTGGTCTTCAATCAACTGGAGAGGCTCGAACCCTTGAGGCCTTGGAGGAGGGAGGAGGCGAGCTCAATGACTTCGTTTCCACTGCAAA gggtgtaCTGCAGTCCCTGGTGGAGAAGCATTTTCCTGCACCAGACAGACAAAAACTCTTCAGTCTTTTAGGCATTGACCTAAGTGTGAAGGAAACGCCTTCCCCTTCAGAAACCTCTAAAGAGAAGAAAGGCAAAAAGCGAAAAG GTCCAGAAACAAAGAAGCAAGTGAAGAAGGCTCGTAAATCTGGTGGTCTGTCTGGTACCAGCTCAGATGAGAGCAACTCTGACGATTCAGACAAAGAGGTGGAAAGCGACGACAGCTTCAATTCGGTCAGCTCAggggaggaggatgaagatgacTTCAACCCCTTTAAGGATGATTCCAGTGAGGATGAGGAAGATG ATCCGTGGCTCATCAGAAAAGACACAAAAAAGAGCAAAGACAAGaggaacaagaagaagaaaaagagcatTGATCCAGACTCTATTCACAGTGCCTTGTTAGCCTCCGGGCTTGGAACAACCAGACCCACTTTTACAACCCCCACCATCAAACCTTCAAACAACACGGTTGCTATAG CCAAAAGTGAGCCAGAGGAGAACAGCTGTGTGACGAGTCAGGATGCTGTTGAAGATGCCCAGCGGATGAAGAGGGACCTGCTGGAGCAACTGGAGCAGCTGGCAGAGAATCTGCCGCCCAATACGCTCGACGAACTCATCGATGAGCTGGGAGGCCCTGATATTGTTGCAGAG ATGACTGGCCGCAAAGGCAGGGTAGTCAGCAATGATGATGGCACCATTTCCTACGAGTCTCGCTCAGAGCTTGATGTTCCAGTTGAAATCTTAAACCTCACGGAGAAGCAGAGGTTCATGGATGGTGATAAG AACATTGCGATTATCTCAGAGGCTGCCAGCTCTGGGATTTCACTTCAAGCCGACCGCAGAGTGAAGAAAGCTGACAGAGCTATTCAGCAGTTTG GTCGAACACACCGATCCAACCAGGTCACAGCACCTGAGTATGTGTTCCTCATCTCTGAACTCGCTGGAGAGCAACGATTCGCTTCGATTGTTGCCAAACGTCTAGAAAGCCTG GGGGCATTAACGCATGGAGACAGAAGGGCCACAGAGACGAGAGATCTCAGCCGATTTAACTTTGACAACAAA TACGGCAGAAACGCTCTGGAAATAGTTATGAAGTCTATTGTCAGTCTGGATTCTCCGTTAGTGTCTCCACCTGCTGACTTTGACGGGGATTTCTTTAAAG AAATCCGCAATGGTTTAATTGGAGTGGGGCTGATAAATGTGGAGGATAGATCTGGTGTTCTCTCACTGGACAAAG actacAACAACATCGGGAAGTTCTTGAACAGGATTCTTGGTATGGAAGTCCATCAACAAAATGCTCTCTTTCAGTATTTCTCCGACACTTTGTACGCTGTCATTCAGAATGCCAAAAAGACTGGAAGATATGATATGGGAATTTTAG ATTTGGGCTCTGGAGATGAAAAAGTAAAGAAAGTTGATGTAAAGAAATTCTTGACTCCAGGATATTCCACCTCAGGGCACGTGGAGctctataca GTGAGTGTGGAACGGGGAATGTCTTGGGAGGATGCCACTCACGTCTGGGCTGACCAGAACGGACCAGATGATGGCTTTTACGTACAG GTGCGCAATAACAAGAAAATCTCCATACTGGTAAAGGAGGTCAATCTCAAAAAGAGACTCTTTATGGTGTACAGACCAAATATAGGAAAACAAGTTAAACTGGAGACCTATGCAGACATCAAGAAGAGAAGTAAAAAG GTCCTCTCTGATGATGCCAAGCAGCACTGGATTGATCAGTACAACTCCTCGGCCAACGTCTGCTCGCACGCGTACTG GCGAGGGAACTGTAAGAAGGTGTCAGTGGGGCTACAGTGTGAGATCGGGCTGCGGTGCAGGACGTACTACGTCCTCTGTGGCTCCGTCCTCAGTGTGTGGACCAAAGTGGAGGGCGTACTGGCTTCAGTCAGCGGAGCCAACGTGAAGATGCAGATTGTACGTTTGAGAACAGAGGACGGGCAGAGGATTGTGG GTCTGATCATTCCTGCCAACTGTGTGTCGCCTCTGATCAACATCCTGTCATCATCGGATCAGTCTCAGCAGCTGGCCGTGCAGCAGCAGCAAATGTGGCAGCAACTCCATCCGCAGAGCATCAGCCACACCATCAACACATAG